One part of the Armatimonadota bacterium genome encodes these proteins:
- a CDS encoding 2,3-bisphosphoglycerate-dependent phosphoglycerate mutase has product MPHLILVRHGQSLWNLENRFTGWVDVPLTAQGEEEARRAGELITPYLIDVAYTSALRRAQNTLALILEQSGKEYVPVIRDQALNERDYGDLSGLNKDEMREKYGEEQVHVWRRSYDVAPPGGESLKDTRARTLPFFERAILGDIKQGKNVLVAAHGNSNRSIVMALENLTPEQILAKELATGVPLVYDLNLDGTMNSVEVLG; this is encoded by the coding sequence ATGCCGCATTTGATCCTCGTCCGCCATGGCCAATCGCTTTGGAACCTGGAAAACCGGTTCACCGGTTGGGTTGACGTCCCGTTGACCGCACAAGGCGAAGAGGAGGCCCGCCGGGCCGGTGAACTGATCACGCCGTACCTGATCGACGTGGCCTACACCAGCGCCCTGCGGCGGGCCCAAAACACCCTTGCCCTGATCTTGGAGCAAAGCGGCAAAGAGTATGTTCCCGTTATCCGCGACCAGGCGTTGAACGAACGTGACTACGGCGACCTCAGCGGGCTCAACAAAGATGAGATGCGCGAAAAATATGGCGAAGAGCAAGTCCACGTCTGGCGGCGGAGCTACGATGTGGCCCCCCCGGGTGGCGAATCACTCAAAGACACCCGAGCCAGGACACTGCCGTTTTTTGAGCGGGCAATTTTGGGCGATATCAAACAAGGCAAGAACGTTTTGGTCGCCGCCCACGGCAACAGCAACCGCAGCATCGTGATGGCCCTTGAGAACCTGACGCCGGAGCAGATACTGGCGAAAGAATTGGCAACTGGTGTTCCGCTCGTTTACGATTTGAACTTGGACGGAACCATGAATTCCGTCGAAGTTTTGGGTTGA
- the upp gene encoding uracil phosphoribosyltransferase translates to MPVHVSTHPLAHHLLADLRDTGTDPHAFRRAARVLGTILALEATQTLPNRATKVQTPLEQTDAIVLGAPLAVVPILRAGLSMLEPFLELFPDVAVGYIGLERNEETAEASSYYCKLPRLDGTVAIVVDPMLATGGSASQAIGLVKQGNPRTVTLVSVVAAPEGVARMAADHPDVEVFVAALDRGLNEKKYILPGLGDYGDRLFGTL, encoded by the coding sequence ATGCCCGTCCATGTTTCGACCCACCCGTTGGCCCACCACCTGTTGGCGGATCTGCGCGACACGGGGACCGACCCCCATGCCTTCCGCCGGGCCGCCCGGGTTTTGGGGACGATTTTGGCGTTGGAAGCCACCCAGACCCTGCCGAACCGGGCGACAAAGGTCCAGACCCCGCTTGAACAAACCGACGCCATCGTCTTGGGCGCTCCGCTTGCCGTTGTCCCGATCCTCCGGGCCGGACTTTCCATGCTTGAACCGTTCTTGGAGCTCTTCCCCGACGTCGCCGTTGGCTACATCGGGCTGGAGCGGAATGAAGAAACAGCGGAGGCTTCTTCGTACTATTGCAAACTCCCCCGGCTCGACGGCACGGTAGCCATCGTTGTCGACCCGATGCTGGCGACAGGTGGATCCGCCTCCCAAGCGATCGGCTTGGTCAAGCAAGGCAACCCCCGCACCGTCACTCTGGTCAGCGTTGTGGCCGCGCCGGAAGGGGTCGCCCGCATGGCCGCCGACCACCCGGATGTCGAGGTGTTCGTCGCCGCATTGGATAGAGGCTTGAACGAGAAAAAATACATCCTGCCCGGGCTTGGCGATTATGGCGACCGGCTTTTTGGGACACTCTGA
- the glmU gene encoding bifunctional UDP-N-acetylglucosamine diphosphorylase/glucosamine-1-phosphate N-acetyltransferase GlmU, giving the protein MTPCLAIVLAAGQGTRMKSDLPKVLHKACGRSLVKWVLASLGSAGVDDICVVVGHGAEAVRAELGDRVGYAVQTERLGTGHAVMSAADALASATGSVIVLAGDVPMIEPETIRKLVALQAGEGAEVAMATFSMANPTGYGRILRDTYGAVKGIVEEKDASPDEKAITEVNPAVYCFRAQTLREILPQISNQNAQGEYYLTDAIALIAAQGGRVLTIESDDPDEFLGINDRWQLAEAAGLIRKRILRNLIENGVSIPDTSTVTIDPDAEIGAGTTILSGTVIEGQTRIGSGCSIGPNTWIKDSIIGDSCRVFMSHLDGAAMEEGCRCGPFSNLRPGAVLKRETKIGNFVEIKNSEVGPETSISHLTYIGDATVGSETNIGAGTITCNYDGFDKHRTQIGDRCFIGSNSTLVAPVTVEDDSFVAAGSVVNRQVPSGAMAIGRARQENKEQWYTAWRERKTSEKK; this is encoded by the coding sequence ATGACCCCATGCCTCGCCATCGTCCTCGCCGCCGGCCAGGGCACCCGCATGAAAAGCGACCTCCCCAAAGTGTTGCACAAGGCTTGTGGGCGGAGCCTTGTCAAGTGGGTTCTCGCCAGCTTGGGTTCAGCCGGGGTGGATGACATCTGCGTCGTTGTTGGACACGGGGCAGAAGCCGTCCGGGCCGAACTGGGTGACAGGGTGGGCTATGCCGTCCAGACAGAACGATTGGGCACCGGCCATGCGGTCATGAGCGCCGCCGACGCCCTGGCAAGTGCCACTGGATCCGTCATCGTCCTCGCCGGGGATGTCCCCATGATCGAACCCGAAACGATTCGGAAATTGGTTGCGCTCCAGGCCGGTGAAGGGGCCGAGGTTGCGATGGCGACTTTTTCAATGGCGAACCCGACGGGCTATGGCCGAATCCTACGGGACACTTACGGGGCCGTCAAAGGGATCGTCGAAGAAAAGGACGCCTCTCCAGATGAAAAGGCGATAACCGAAGTCAATCCGGCGGTTTATTGCTTCCGGGCCCAAACACTGCGGGAAATCCTCCCCCAAATTTCGAACCAAAACGCCCAAGGCGAATACTATCTGACGGACGCCATCGCCCTCATTGCCGCCCAAGGAGGGCGCGTGTTGACCATCGAATCCGACGACCCGGACGAATTCTTGGGCATCAACGACCGGTGGCAGTTAGCGGAGGCGGCCGGCCTCATCCGCAAACGGATCCTCCGCAACCTCATTGAAAACGGCGTCTCCATCCCAGATACGTCCACCGTTACGATCGACCCGGATGCGGAGATCGGTGCAGGCACCACCATCCTTTCAGGCACGGTCATCGAGGGGCAAACCCGGATCGGGAGCGGTTGTTCGATTGGTCCAAACACGTGGATCAAAGACTCGATAATCGGCGATTCGTGCCGGGTTTTTATGAGCCACCTTGATGGCGCGGCCATGGAAGAAGGGTGCCGATGCGGGCCGTTTTCCAACCTGAGGCCGGGAGCCGTGCTCAAAAGAGAGACGAAAATCGGCAACTTTGTCGAAATCAAAAACTCCGAAGTCGGCCCGGAGACCAGCATCAGCCACCTCACCTATATCGGCGATGCCACTGTCGGTTCCGAAACCAACATCGGGGCGGGCACCATCACCTGCAACTACGACGGATTCGACAAACACCGGACCCAGATCGGCGACCGGTGCTTCATTGGCAGCAATTCGACCCTCGTCGCACCCGTAACCGTGGAAGACGACTCATTTGTTGCCGCGGGGAGCGTCGTCAACCGCCAAGTGCCTTCCGGTGCTATGGCGATTGGCCGCGCAAGGCAGGAGAACAAAGAGCAATGGTACACAGCATGGCGAGAACGGAAGACCTCGGAGAAAAAATGA
- a CDS encoding ribose-phosphate pyrophosphokinase, which produces MSNDLTGLKLFAGNSHKELGIKVADYLGVHLGGLTSTKFSDGEIRLMVEESARGNDVFIIQPTCAPVNDSLMELLIMLDAFRRASARRLTVVMPYYGYARQDKKVKPREPITARLVADLIVTAGANRVVAVDLHAEQIQGFFDVPVDHLYGGPILGRYFQDEGLSEQDDIVVVSPDVAGVPRARSLAEMLKAPIAIIAKRRPEPNKVDIVEIIGDVSGKRCIMIDDMIDTGGSIIMGAEQLLKRGATEVIACCTHAVFSGNASQRLQDSIVSRVVTMDTLPLGSEKHFPKLSVLPSAPLLGEAIRRIHLNESISTLFNDWR; this is translated from the coding sequence ATGAGCAACGACCTCACAGGCCTCAAACTGTTCGCCGGGAACTCCCATAAGGAGCTCGGCATCAAAGTCGCCGACTACCTGGGCGTGCACCTTGGCGGGCTGACATCCACCAAATTCAGCGATGGCGAAATCCGGCTGATGGTGGAAGAAAGCGCCCGGGGCAACGACGTTTTTATCATCCAGCCCACATGCGCCCCGGTCAACGATTCGCTGATGGAACTGCTCATCATGCTTGATGCCTTCAGGCGGGCGAGCGCCCGTCGGCTGACGGTCGTGATGCCTTATTACGGGTACGCCCGCCAAGATAAAAAGGTCAAACCCCGTGAACCGATCACGGCCCGCCTAGTGGCCGACCTCATCGTGACCGCGGGGGCGAACCGGGTCGTGGCTGTGGATCTCCATGCCGAACAGATCCAAGGTTTCTTCGACGTTCCGGTCGACCACCTCTACGGCGGACCGATCTTGGGCCGGTATTTTCAAGACGAAGGGCTCTCCGAACAAGACGACATCGTCGTGGTCAGCCCGGATGTCGCCGGGGTGCCCCGGGCGCGCAGCCTGGCCGAAATGCTCAAGGCTCCCATCGCCATCATCGCCAAAAGGCGCCCTGAACCCAACAAAGTCGACATCGTCGAAATCATCGGCGATGTCAGCGGCAAACGGTGCATCATGATCGACGACATGATCGACACCGGCGGGTCGATCATCATGGGGGCCGAACAGCTCCTTAAACGGGGCGCAACCGAAGTCATCGCCTGCTGCACCCACGCCGTTTTCAGCGGAAACGCCAGCCAGCGGCTGCAAGACAGCATCGTTAGCCGGGTCGTGACTATGGACACCCTGCCCTTGGGGTCGGAAAAGCATTTCCCCAAGCTCTCGGTCCTGCCGAGTGCCCCGTTGCTGGGCGAAGCGATCCGCAGGATTCACTTGAACGAGTCGATCAGCACCCTGTTCAACGATTGGCGATAA
- the recO gene encoding DNA repair protein RecO: protein MHRTDSGESDRRLSLLTEEQGIVDVVAKGARKSGSRLAGASEPMVLAEFTWADGRANRFLQHVRPVTSFPGLRQDYDRIVAGVAWCDTLRTYLPYGAPGGEAFSLSVTVLAALEQFPEPVPVLVWGFARLLMGDGVAPDWLTALDTGERVSVTPVAFDFAAGGPVEDATQARGGVQWVDAQVLIGLSRVGSLETPPVKMAQSLDCLDLLKSVLEFHTDRKVAALGGLISELRARTGV from the coding sequence TTGCACCGAACCGATTCGGGCGAGAGCGACCGGCGGCTCTCGCTGCTGACCGAGGAGCAGGGGATCGTCGATGTTGTGGCCAAAGGAGCCCGGAAATCCGGGAGCCGGCTGGCCGGGGCCTCCGAACCCATGGTTCTCGCCGAATTCACTTGGGCGGATGGCCGGGCGAACCGGTTTTTGCAACATGTCCGGCCCGTCACCTCGTTTCCGGGGCTCCGGCAAGATTACGACCGGATCGTTGCTGGTGTCGCCTGGTGCGACACCCTGCGCACATACCTGCCCTATGGGGCACCTGGCGGGGAAGCGTTTTCTTTGTCTGTCACCGTTTTGGCTGCCCTGGAGCAGTTCCCCGAGCCGGTTCCCGTGCTCGTGTGGGGTTTTGCCCGCCTCCTCATGGGCGACGGAGTCGCCCCCGATTGGTTGACTGCATTGGACACCGGTGAACGGGTTTCTGTCACCCCCGTAGCGTTTGATTTTGCCGCCGGAGGGCCGGTGGAAGATGCGACGCAAGCCAGGGGAGGCGTTCAATGGGTGGACGCCCAAGTCCTCATCGGCCTCAGCCGAGTGGGCTCATTGGAAACCCCGCCCGTCAAAATGGCTCAGAGCCTGGATTGTCTGGACCTCCTCAAATCGGTGTTGGAATTTCATACCGACCGCAAGGTTGCCGCCCTCGGGGGGCTCATCTCGGAACTGCGGGCACGGACCGGGGTGTAG
- a CDS encoding ABC transporter substrate-binding protein: MAMKTSTVVALAAAFTAAGILAGCGTSGKAGGGFSSRNAAAADNVLRYAIPTNPTTLDPAIVQDGDTIDFLQQVYESLVGWNENNEVVGLVAEKWDVSPDAKEFTFHLRPGVKFQNGREVTAEDFKWSIERACKPAMASTTCTAYLGDVVGVNEFHDGKSTEIQGITVIDPKTIKFTLNQSAAYFLGKLTYLVSAALPKESVPADKQISKAEEMVGTGPFKVTKYEDKILAELEPFDGYWGGKPTLTKIERPIIVDAQLRLTKFQNGETDLLLMQRQDLKGVESDPKLKDQIVYRNRAAIYYIGMSQVNYKPFQDKRVRQAFAMAIDRHKIVSELLGGVYQEAKCILPPGIPGHRDDGPAYDYKPEEAKKLLAAAGFAGGKGMPELTINFQEGKPDIKTVAEAVAGMIKENLGVPVRAQPMEWGKYLDDYNNKKLFFYHMRWSADFYDPQNFLTHMLTTNGPENKFGYSNPAYDALCHQADTMVKMEDRIPIYQKAEDMVLQDAAWIPIYFQRDVELVSPSVKGLRVSLGGYLPHTKTSVERKP, encoded by the coding sequence ATGGCGATGAAGACGTCAACAGTGGTTGCCTTGGCAGCCGCATTCACAGCCGCTGGCATCCTGGCCGGGTGCGGTACAAGCGGCAAAGCTGGCGGAGGGTTCAGCTCCCGCAATGCGGCCGCAGCCGATAACGTGCTCCGATACGCGATCCCCACCAATCCCACGACCCTTGACCCCGCGATCGTTCAAGATGGCGACACCATCGACTTCCTCCAACAGGTTTATGAATCGCTTGTCGGTTGGAACGAAAACAACGAGGTCGTCGGGCTTGTCGCCGAAAAATGGGATGTTTCGCCAGATGCCAAAGAATTCACGTTTCATTTGAGGCCGGGCGTCAAATTCCAGAACGGGCGGGAAGTCACCGCAGAAGACTTTAAATGGAGCATCGAACGGGCCTGCAAACCGGCAATGGCTTCCACCACCTGCACCGCTTACTTGGGCGACGTGGTGGGTGTCAACGAATTCCACGACGGCAAGTCCACCGAAATCCAGGGCATCACGGTGATCGACCCGAAAACGATCAAATTCACGCTCAACCAGTCCGCCGCCTATTTCTTGGGCAAACTCACCTACCTGGTTTCTGCCGCCCTCCCCAAGGAAAGCGTCCCCGCCGACAAGCAGATCAGCAAAGCCGAGGAAATGGTCGGCACCGGCCCGTTCAAGGTCACCAAGTACGAGGACAAGATCTTGGCCGAGCTTGAACCGTTCGATGGGTATTGGGGCGGCAAACCGACCCTCACTAAAATCGAGCGCCCCATCATCGTCGACGCCCAGCTCCGGTTGACCAAATTCCAGAACGGCGAGACCGACCTGCTGTTGATGCAGCGCCAAGATTTGAAAGGGGTTGAAAGCGATCCCAAGCTCAAAGACCAAATCGTCTACCGCAACCGGGCGGCGATCTACTACATCGGCATGAGCCAGGTCAATTACAAGCCGTTCCAAGATAAGCGGGTTCGGCAAGCTTTCGCCATGGCAATCGACCGGCACAAAATCGTTAGCGAACTCTTGGGCGGTGTTTACCAAGAAGCCAAGTGCATCTTGCCGCCAGGGATCCCTGGCCACCGTGATGATGGCCCAGCCTACGATTACAAGCCCGAAGAGGCGAAGAAACTCTTGGCGGCGGCCGGATTCGCCGGAGGTAAAGGAATGCCGGAACTTACCATCAATTTCCAAGAAGGCAAACCGGACATCAAGACCGTTGCCGAAGCTGTGGCCGGCATGATCAAGGAAAACCTCGGAGTCCCCGTCCGGGCCCAGCCGATGGAGTGGGGCAAATACTTGGATGATTACAACAACAAGAAGCTCTTCTTCTACCACATGCGCTGGTCGGCCGACTTTTACGACCCCCAGAACTTCTTGACCCACATGCTCACCACCAACGGCCCAGAAAACAAGTTCGGATACAGCAATCCCGCTTATGACGCCTTGTGCCACCAAGCCGACACGATGGTGAAGATGGAAGACCGGATCCCCATTTACCAAAAAGCAGAGGACATGGTGCTTCAAGATGCGGCATGGATCCCCATCTACTTCCAACGCGATGTCGAGCTTGTCTCGCCGTCCGTCAAAGGGTTGCGGGTCAGCCTAGGCGGCTACTTGCCTCACACCAAAACATCCGTTGAACGAAAGCCGTAA
- a CDS encoding helix-turn-helix transcriptional regulator, with translation MNESRNPEPISGQFAPPAGGAAWSRPDGSPLRAWQGKGGPGRLHPARALPSVLTAQFSNPVRAGKIVLRGCLALFASARHEPFGTIGAEIHAGRFSFKLANGRHYRDAAEPASVDRVNGDGSRLLTVGEALGPEGRFMVDELTVDLATPQMLDSFEVRIFDTPSSFVLFEALAVPVASECPFRGHGGRISLSEVGSIVRLRDWERFEQAVGQLHRALVAENDLDDAKGSVLTFLAVVSSAILDFGGNRKLHRFQLDSARRLDRLATVEEVAKEACLLCQNLVGEYLPVQRNHTTAAIDRALRYVESRFAMEIADDEVAEEVGLSTSHFRHLFKERTGVPFHKYLLNLRLERARQEILAGTAPIREVAEQCGFVSSAHFSRAFSHRFGMPPKQLRESV, from the coding sequence TTGAACGAAAGCCGTAACCCCGAGCCGATCAGCGGACAGTTCGCCCCCCCGGCCGGGGGGGCGGCCTGGAGTCGGCCCGATGGGAGCCCTTTGAGGGCATGGCAGGGGAAAGGCGGGCCCGGGAGGTTGCACCCTGCACGGGCTTTGCCATCAGTTTTGACGGCGCAGTTTTCCAACCCCGTGCGGGCGGGCAAAATCGTATTGCGAGGATGTCTGGCCTTGTTTGCTTCCGCCCGGCACGAGCCTTTTGGCACTATCGGGGCCGAAATCCATGCGGGACGGTTCTCGTTCAAACTTGCCAATGGCCGACATTACCGCGACGCCGCCGAGCCGGCTTCCGTCGACCGTGTGAACGGCGACGGCTCCCGGCTTTTGACCGTTGGCGAAGCATTGGGCCCCGAAGGGCGGTTCATGGTCGATGAGTTGACGGTTGACTTAGCAACGCCCCAGATGCTCGACTCGTTTGAGGTCCGCATCTTCGATACCCCCTCGAGCTTCGTCCTGTTTGAGGCATTGGCGGTTCCAGTTGCTTCGGAATGTCCCTTCCGTGGCCACGGGGGGCGGATCTCGCTCTCCGAAGTGGGATCCATCGTGCGTCTGCGGGACTGGGAGAGGTTTGAGCAGGCGGTTGGCCAGCTTCACCGCGCCCTGGTCGCCGAAAATGACCTGGATGACGCCAAAGGCTCCGTCCTCACGTTTTTGGCCGTTGTCAGCTCGGCAATCTTGGATTTTGGCGGCAACCGCAAGCTGCACCGGTTTCAGTTGGATTCGGCCCGTCGGCTAGACCGCCTGGCAACCGTGGAGGAAGTGGCCAAAGAGGCTTGCCTGCTGTGCCAAAACTTGGTCGGCGAATACCTCCCCGTCCAGCGGAACCACACAACGGCGGCGATCGACCGGGCCCTGCGCTATGTGGAATCCCGATTTGCCATGGAAATCGCCGATGACGAAGTTGCTGAAGAGGTCGGTCTGAGCACCAGCCACTTCCGACACCTGTTCAAGGAGCGGACTGGCGTGCCGTTCCACAAGTATCTGCTCAATTTGAGGTTGGAACGGGCCCGCCAGGAGATCCTTGCCGGGACGGCACCGATCCGGGAAGTGGCCGAGCAGTGCGGTTTTGTGAGTTCAGCCCATTTCAGCCGGGCGTTCAGCCACCGGTTCGGCATGCCGCCCAAGCAATTGCGGGAAAGCGTCTGA
- a CDS encoding LemA family protein — translation MSTMGGLIAVFVFVAVLVAVFIAMYNGLVRLRQQTMNAWAQIDVQLKRRYDLIPNLVETVKGYMAHEQGTLEKVIQARNMAMNATGVSEKGKAEGALAGALTGIFGLAEAYPDLKANSNMIQLQEELRETESKISFSRQYYNDVVTEYNTKLETFPSSIVAGIGSFQARELFELTEPAEREPVKVKF, via the coding sequence ATGTCAACAATGGGTGGGTTGATCGCCGTCTTCGTTTTCGTCGCCGTATTGGTGGCGGTTTTCATCGCCATGTACAACGGCCTGGTGCGGTTGCGCCAACAGACGATGAATGCCTGGGCTCAGATCGATGTCCAACTCAAACGCCGGTATGACCTCATCCCGAATCTCGTCGAAACGGTGAAGGGGTATATGGCCCACGAACAGGGCACGCTGGAAAAGGTGATCCAAGCCCGCAACATGGCAATGAACGCCACCGGAGTCTCGGAAAAGGGCAAGGCCGAAGGCGCGTTAGCCGGAGCTTTGACCGGCATTTTCGGGCTGGCAGAAGCCTATCCGGACCTCAAAGCGAATTCGAACATGATCCAACTGCAAGAAGAATTGCGCGAGACCGAAAGCAAGATCAGCTTTTCTCGGCAATACTACAACGACGTGGTGACGGAATACAACACGAAGTTGGAAACGTTCCCAAGCAGCATCGTTGCCGGAATTGGGTCATTTCAAGCCAGGGAGCTCTTCGAACTCACCGAGCCAGCCGAGCGCGAGCCTGTCAAAGTGAAGTTTTAG